In a genomic window of Vibrio orientalis CIP 102891 = ATCC 33934:
- a CDS encoding sodium:solute symporter, whose protein sequence is MNSLFTSLDWAVFALYFALIAYTGWHFSRVKITSTKDYFLGGNSMPMWVVAVSVLATSQSAATFLGGPESSYRGNLTYLATNIGGILGALFVAWVLIPRFYQNKVSTVYELLRIRFGEKTKQRAGLMYLVGRVFASGSRLYMAAIAVSMILFTNIDPSSVVTSVVILVIVGLAYTYMGGIRSVIWSDLIQLVVYVGAALAVIVYLLGQIPADMGQIVHALQNPGDDQMSKLTLLDFSLDFSPAGTFSFWACITGFVLLNIGAFGLDQDMTQRVLTCKNAKQGSQAMINSIVFSIPVVLVFMTIGLLLYIFYQRPELMGVEGKEVVQNFNGEHVTIFMYYVLNEMPAGLRGLVTVGVVAAALSTLNSGLNSMSSVAIQDLYKPWKEAKDGKQDDFHYVKAGRFGMAVAAIALGSMGILCYYWQQYTDMPLLSFALSVMVFAYTGLLGVYFTAIFTKRGSETSVAMALIAGFLTTLLLQAYVWDSVMGVINTDWVGVRLAFPYQLCIGTLVSLCVCLCGKTQQQEQNDLQTV, encoded by the coding sequence ATGAATTCGCTATTTACTTCATTAGATTGGGCAGTGTTTGCGTTGTATTTCGCATTGATTGCTTATACAGGTTGGCACTTTAGCCGTGTCAAAATTACTTCAACTAAAGACTACTTTCTTGGTGGCAACAGTATGCCAATGTGGGTGGTGGCCGTGTCAGTTCTTGCGACGTCACAATCAGCCGCAACCTTTCTCGGCGGACCAGAATCTAGCTATCGTGGCAACCTAACTTACCTTGCAACCAACATCGGCGGTATCTTAGGTGCACTGTTTGTTGCTTGGGTGCTGATCCCTCGCTTCTACCAGAACAAAGTATCCACCGTTTACGAACTGCTGAGAATTCGTTTTGGTGAGAAGACCAAACAACGTGCTGGCTTGATGTATCTTGTTGGCCGCGTATTCGCATCGGGTTCTCGTCTCTACATGGCTGCCATTGCCGTCTCTATGATCCTATTTACCAATATCGATCCTTCTAGCGTTGTCACTTCTGTCGTTATATTGGTTATTGTTGGCCTTGCTTATACCTACATGGGTGGGATTCGTTCGGTCATCTGGAGCGATCTGATTCAGTTGGTTGTTTATGTTGGTGCTGCGCTTGCTGTCATCGTCTACTTATTAGGTCAGATCCCAGCCGACATGGGGCAAATCGTGCATGCGTTGCAAAATCCCGGTGATGACCAGATGTCGAAGCTGACGCTGCTCGACTTCAGCTTAGATTTCTCACCAGCAGGAACATTCAGCTTTTGGGCGTGTATTACTGGCTTTGTGCTGCTCAATATCGGTGCATTCGGCCTAGACCAAGACATGACCCAACGAGTACTGACATGTAAAAACGCCAAACAAGGTTCACAAGCGATGATTAATTCGATTGTGTTTTCTATCCCTGTTGTACTGGTATTTATGACCATTGGACTACTGCTGTACATTTTCTACCAACGCCCTGAACTGATGGGAGTAGAAGGTAAAGAAGTCGTGCAGAATTTCAATGGCGAGCACGTCACCATCTTCATGTACTACGTGCTTAATGAGATGCCAGCAGGTCTGAGAGGGCTAGTAACTGTCGGCGTAGTGGCTGCGGCGCTCTCTACCCTAAACTCTGGTTTAAATTCAATGTCATCAGTCGCGATTCAAGATCTCTATAAACCTTGGAAAGAGGCTAAAGATGGCAAGCAAGATGACTTCCATTACGTAAAAGCAGGCCGTTTTGGTATGGCGGTTGCAGCCATTGCGCTCGGTAGTATGGGCATCTTATGTTACTACTGGCAGCAATATACAGACATGCCACTACTCTCTTTTGCACTGAGCGTAATGGTCTTCGCCTACACAGGCTTACTCGGTGTCTACTTCACTGCTATCTTTACCAAACGTGGCAGCGAGACATCCGTTGCGATGGCTCTAATAGCTGGTTTCTTAACGACGTTACTGCTGCAAGCCTACGTTTGGGATAGCGTAATGGGCGTTATTAACACTGATTGGGTTGGGGTACGACTCGCATTCCCATACCAATTATGTATTGGCACATTGGTTTCACTTTGTGTATGCCTGTGTGGTAAGACACAACAACAAGAACAAAATGACTTACAGACTGTATAA
- the lspA gene encoding signal peptidase II, translating to MSNIPLKQSGVRWLWLAIVIFFADIAIKLFVMDNMGYGWANRIEVLPFFNLLYVHNYGAAFSFLSDQAGWQRWLFTGIAFAVTGMLTYWMSKLPAKEKWNNIAYAMIIGGAVGNVFDRVVHGFVVDYLDFFWGDYHWPAFNLADTTICIGAAMIILDGFRNKEQAKA from the coding sequence ATGAGTAATATTCCATTAAAACAATCAGGTGTGCGTTGGCTTTGGCTAGCGATTGTTATCTTCTTTGCTGATATTGCTATCAAGTTGTTTGTGATGGACAACATGGGTTATGGCTGGGCAAATCGTATCGAAGTGCTCCCGTTCTTTAACCTGCTGTATGTTCACAACTACGGCGCAGCATTTAGCTTCCTAAGTGACCAAGCGGGTTGGCAACGTTGGCTGTTTACTGGTATTGCCTTTGCGGTAACCGGTATGCTTACGTACTGGATGAGCAAGCTGCCAGCAAAAGAGAAGTGGAATAATATTGCTTATGCGATGATTATTGGTGGTGCGGTAGGTAATGTATTCGACCGCGTAGTGCATGGATTTGTCGTCGATTACCTAGATTTCTTCTGGGGGGATTACCACTGGCCTGCATTCAATCTAGCGGATACCACTATTTGTATCGGTGCAGCAATGATTATTCTTGATGGCTTTCGTAACAAAGAACAAGCCAAAGCGTAA
- the nagZ gene encoding beta-N-acetylhexosaminidase, with translation MGPLWLDVAGCELTAEDKEILQHPTVGGLILFARNYHDSEQLLALNKSIRQAAKRPILIGVDQEGGRVQRFREGFSLIPASEQYAKQANGEQLAELGGWLMAAELVAHDIDLSFAPVLDKGHECKAIGSRAFGDDVDTIIRQSLAYMKGMKSVGMATTGKHFPGHGGVVADSHLETPFDNRDTIVEQDMAIFKAQIEAGILDAMMPAHVVYPHYDDQPASGSEFWLKQVLRQKLGFNGIIFSDDLTMEGAAIMGGPAERAHQSLVAGCDMVLVCNQRDAQVEVLDNLPIMETPGAEKLLKTQSFSLAELQRSEAWKQASQAMQRLTEA, from the coding sequence ATGGGACCGTTATGGCTAGATGTGGCAGGTTGCGAACTGACCGCTGAAGACAAAGAAATATTACAGCACCCAACAGTTGGTGGTTTGATTCTATTTGCGCGCAACTACCATGATAGCGAGCAATTATTGGCGTTGAACAAATCTATCCGCCAAGCGGCTAAGCGCCCAATTCTAATCGGTGTTGACCAAGAAGGTGGTCGAGTACAGCGTTTCCGTGAAGGTTTCTCACTCATTCCTGCTTCCGAGCAATATGCCAAGCAGGCAAACGGTGAGCAGTTAGCAGAGCTGGGTGGTTGGCTAATGGCTGCGGAGCTAGTAGCTCACGATATCGACTTAAGCTTTGCCCCTGTGTTGGATAAAGGCCATGAGTGTAAAGCGATTGGTAGCCGAGCATTTGGTGATGATGTTGATACGATTATTCGTCAAAGCCTAGCGTATATGAAAGGGATGAAATCCGTTGGTATGGCGACCACTGGTAAGCATTTTCCTGGCCACGGTGGGGTTGTTGCTGACTCTCACCTAGAAACGCCTTTTGATAATCGCGATACGATAGTTGAGCAAGATATGGCGATCTTCAAAGCTCAAATTGAAGCCGGAATATTAGACGCGATGATGCCTGCGCATGTGGTGTACCCACATTATGATGATCAGCCTGCGAGTGGTTCAGAGTTCTGGCTTAAGCAAGTGCTGCGTCAAAAGCTAGGATTCAATGGGATCATCTTCTCTGATGACTTAACCATGGAAGGTGCGGCGATCATGGGTGGACCCGCAGAACGAGCTCATCAATCGCTGGTGGCTGGGTGCGATATGGTGCTGGTATGTAATCAGCGTGATGCCCAGGTCGAAGTATTGGATAACTTACCGATTATGGAAACTCCGGGAGCAGAAAAACTGCTTAAAACTCAGAGTTTCTCCTTAGCTGAGTTGCAGCGCAGTGAGGCCTGGAAGCAAGCATCACAAGCGATGCAGCGATTGACTGAAGCATAA
- the fkpB gene encoding FKBP-type peptidyl-prolyl cis-trans isomerase, which translates to MTTIAQDSAVTLHFTIKMQDGSVADSTHNMGKPAKLVIGDGSLSENFEQCLLGLKTGDQKAIELKAEDAFGMPNPDHVHHMDRAKFVGDAEVEVGTIMAFSGRDGMEIPGIITEIAGDSVTVDFNHPLAGQDVTFEVEILSVE; encoded by the coding sequence GTGACGACAATTGCCCAAGATTCAGCAGTAACTCTGCATTTTACCATTAAAATGCAAGACGGTTCGGTAGCCGACAGTACCCATAACATGGGGAAGCCAGCAAAGCTTGTTATCGGCGATGGCAGCTTAAGTGAAAACTTTGAGCAGTGCTTACTCGGTTTAAAAACTGGAGACCAAAAAGCGATTGAGCTTAAAGCTGAAGATGCGTTTGGTATGCCAAACCCTGATCATGTCCACCATATGGATCGCGCCAAGTTTGTTGGTGATGCTGAGGTTGAAGTCGGTACCATTATGGCATTCTCTGGCCGTGATGGTATGGAGATCCCAGGCATTATTACCGAAATCGCCGGTGATTCAGTAACAGTAGACTTCAACCATCCACTTGCTGGGCAAGATGTGACTTTTGAAGTTGAGATTTTGTCAGTAGAATAA
- the murQ gene encoding N-acetylmuramic acid 6-phosphate etherase, protein MTNDALIAALSHLVSEGRNPETMDIDLLPSLEIVKRINQQDQLVPLAVEKVLPEIAQAVDKITAAFQQGGRLIYTGAGTSGRLGVLDASECPPTFGVSDQMVIGLIAGGPEAILKAKEGAEDSVELGVDDLKSIDFSTKDVVVGIAASGRTPYVIGALNYANDIGATTVALSCNPDSPIADVAQISISPVVGPEALTGSTRLKSGTAQKLVLNMLTTASMIRLGKSYQNLMVDVKATNKKLIARASRIVMQATECDESEATKTLEQTDYDVKLAILVLLTGMPIDTARQQLDKQDGFLRKAVQSHQR, encoded by the coding sequence ATGACGAACGACGCACTTATTGCAGCTCTATCTCACCTTGTCTCAGAGGGTCGAAACCCAGAAACCATGGATATCGACTTACTGCCTTCTTTAGAGATAGTGAAGCGAATTAACCAACAAGATCAGCTTGTTCCATTAGCAGTAGAAAAAGTGTTGCCTGAAATAGCGCAAGCAGTAGATAAAATCACAGCGGCATTTCAACAAGGTGGACGCCTAATTTATACGGGCGCAGGCACCAGCGGGCGATTGGGTGTGCTGGACGCATCCGAATGCCCACCAACCTTTGGCGTCTCAGATCAGATGGTGATCGGCTTAATAGCAGGTGGCCCTGAAGCAATTCTTAAAGCAAAAGAAGGCGCAGAAGACTCGGTTGAACTTGGTGTCGACGATCTGAAATCGATCGATTTTAGCACTAAGGATGTCGTGGTCGGCATCGCGGCAAGTGGACGTACACCTTACGTAATTGGCGCGCTAAACTATGCCAATGACATAGGTGCAACAACCGTCGCCCTATCTTGTAACCCTGACTCTCCAATTGCTGATGTGGCTCAAATATCCATTAGTCCTGTCGTCGGCCCTGAAGCACTCACTGGCTCAACTCGATTAAAATCTGGTACTGCACAAAAGCTGGTGCTCAACATGCTAACCACAGCAAGTATGATTCGTTTAGGTAAGAGCTATCAAAACCTAATGGTGGATGTAAAAGCGACCAACAAAAAGTTGATCGCTCGCGCCTCTCGTATCGTGATGCAAGCCACGGAGTGCGATGAAAGTGAGGCGACGAAAACGCTAGAGCAAACCGACTATGATGTGAAGCTTGCCATCTTGGTTCTTTTAACCGGTATGCCGATTGACACTGCCCGCCAACAGCTAGATAAGCAAGATGGCTTCTTACGCAAAGCGGTACAAAGCCATCAAAGGTAA
- the ispH gene encoding 4-hydroxy-3-methylbut-2-enyl diphosphate reductase, giving the protein MSNEMKIKLANPRGFCAGVDRAISIVERALEMYQPPIYVRHEVVHNRFVVEGLKQRGAIFVEELSEVPDDNIVIFSAHGVSQAVRKEAKQRDLTVFDATCPLVTKVHMEVARASRKHMEVVLIGHVGHPEVEGTMGQYASDEGGMYLVERPEDVLKLKELVKDPNHLHYVSQTTLSVDETADVIEELRRVFPDIQGPRKDDICYATQNRQDAVREMATDVDVVIVVGSKNSSNSTRLKELAEKLGTPGYLTDCPEDIEPKWFEGKVKVGVTAGASAPEELVNQILERIKDLVGTRSVEEIQGREENMFFEVPKELQIKQVD; this is encoded by the coding sequence ATGAGCAATGAAATGAAAATTAAGTTAGCTAACCCTCGCGGTTTTTGTGCCGGTGTAGATCGTGCCATCAGTATCGTTGAGCGTGCTTTAGAAATGTACCAGCCACCGATCTATGTACGCCACGAAGTGGTACATAACCGTTTTGTTGTGGAAGGCTTAAAGCAGCGCGGGGCTATCTTTGTTGAAGAGTTAAGTGAAGTGCCAGATGACAACATTGTTATCTTTTCTGCTCATGGTGTCTCGCAGGCAGTGCGCAAAGAAGCTAAGCAGCGTGATTTAACCGTGTTTGATGCAACTTGCCCACTAGTGACTAAAGTCCATATGGAAGTGGCTCGCGCGAGCCGTAAGCATATGGAAGTGGTCTTAATCGGTCATGTTGGTCACCCTGAGGTTGAAGGCACGATGGGCCAATACGCCAGTGATGAAGGCGGTATGTACTTGGTTGAAAGACCAGAAGACGTTCTTAAGCTTAAAGAACTGGTTAAAGACCCTAATCACTTGCACTATGTCAGCCAAACCACGTTATCGGTTGATGAAACAGCAGACGTCATTGAAGAGCTGCGTCGCGTATTCCCTGATATCCAAGGTCCACGTAAAGATGATATCTGTTACGCAACACAAAACCGCCAAGATGCGGTGCGTGAAATGGCCACTGACGTTGATGTGGTGATTGTGGTTGGTTCTAAAAACTCTTCAAACTCTACTCGCTTAAAAGAGCTAGCTGAAAAGTTAGGTACCCCGGGTTACTTAACGGATTGCCCTGAAGATATCGAACCAAAATGGTTTGAAGGAAAAGTGAAAGTTGGCGTTACTGCTGGCGCCTCTGCACCAGAAGAGTTGGTCAATCAAATCCTTGAGCGCATTAAAGATCTGGTTGGCACGCGATCGGTTGAAGAAATTCAAGGTCGCGAAGAGAACATGTTCTTTGAAGTGCCTAAAGAGTTGCAAATTAAACAAGTCGATTAG
- a CDS encoding DUF2799 domain-containing protein: MRKIVIAAMVALVTACASSPEQLAEQGDWHQIGYQDGVSGHTQRSFKELASLGSVKQADYDQGYLEGVGEYCNPDFAYQIGLSGQYYEGVCEGTENAQKFRMEWQRGWNEHSNHAN; this comes from the coding sequence ATGAGAAAAATAGTTATCGCTGCGATGGTGGCACTCGTTACGGCTTGTGCAAGCAGTCCTGAGCAGTTAGCTGAACAAGGAGATTGGCACCAAATTGGTTATCAAGATGGAGTCAGTGGTCACACACAACGTTCGTTTAAAGAGCTGGCAAGTTTGGGCAGCGTTAAACAAGCGGACTATGACCAAGGCTATTTAGAAGGAGTTGGAGAATACTGTAACCCAGATTTTGCTTATCAAATCGGCTTATCAGGTCAATATTATGAAGGCGTTTGTGAAGGCACAGAAAATGCTCAGAAGTTTCGCATGGAGTGGCAGCGTGGCTGGAATGAACATTCTAATCATGCAAACTAA
- a CDS encoding MurR/RpiR family transcriptional regulator — MKGLPRINAMLPQLSPSDRLIAQFLLEHPEQVKLFSSPELAKTIGVSQSTVVKFSQKVGYSGFSELKLKLYEGDISYQPTSRKTIHGSISRSDDTQVVMEKLLSSKQRSLERTVALNDDVNIQSATELLHNASKIQISGVGASSLVAKDLSYKLMKIGHAVHCEHDAHIQVANASALNENDVLVALSYSGRSREILRVAQIAKGRKAKVITISQLAPTPLDKYADIKLMTAADEEQIRSSSITARDSQLLMTDLLFIALTQQEESADQLIEQSKSAVAALKQ; from the coding sequence ATGAAAGGCTTACCTCGTATAAATGCGATGCTTCCACAGCTTTCACCTTCTGATCGTTTAATTGCTCAGTTCTTATTGGAGCACCCTGAGCAGGTTAAGTTGTTCTCTTCTCCTGAGCTAGCTAAGACGATCGGAGTTAGCCAATCAACGGTTGTTAAATTCAGCCAAAAGGTGGGATACAGCGGTTTCTCTGAGTTGAAGTTAAAGTTGTATGAAGGCGACATTAGCTATCAACCTACCTCACGTAAGACGATTCATGGTTCGATCTCACGTAGTGATGACACCCAAGTGGTTATGGAAAAGCTATTGTCCAGCAAGCAACGCTCTTTAGAACGTACGGTTGCTTTGAATGACGACGTGAATATTCAATCTGCGACTGAATTACTCCATAATGCCAGCAAAATTCAAATCTCTGGAGTTGGTGCTTCATCGCTGGTGGCGAAAGATCTTAGTTATAAATTGATGAAAATTGGTCATGCGGTTCATTGTGAGCATGATGCGCATATCCAAGTAGCGAACGCTTCAGCTTTGAATGAAAATGATGTGCTGGTCGCGCTTTCTTATTCAGGTCGAAGCAGAGAGATTTTACGTGTGGCGCAGATTGCCAAAGGACGAAAAGCTAAGGTGATTACTATTAGCCAATTGGCTCCCACACCATTAGACAAATATGCCGATATTAAGTTGATGACGGCAGCGGATGAAGAGCAGATTCGGAGTTCATCAATTACCGCGCGAGATAGTCAGCTACTAATGACTGATCTGCTCTTTATTGCTTTAACTCAGCAAGAAGAGAGTGCCGACCAGCTAATTGAACAGAGTAAGTCCGCAGTTGCGGCACTAAAACAATAA
- a CDS encoding BadF/BadG/BcrA/BcrD ATPase family protein, which yields MITHLLAVDGGGTKTALRLTPLAPLTTDPFFSLTSGPSSLTQQGSAAIATIKDAIEYCLEQCHLKAKNVSIVIGVAGAGNPKLKQQLQNALADYPYCIVTTDAHISLLGANNGKAVNTIAIGTGAVAMTLTAESDTELFGGWGFPIGDEAGGAWLGQQAIRVLINSIETLETSPLTGYLIEHFGRDRKTLLQWLKMAKAADFAQLAPIVIEYAEQGCRNSQAILDEAHRHIDNLITKCCKNNELDIAFLGSLGAYYQAHLKTHWQQRVIDAKGNALDGATLLAKQQVELINE from the coding sequence ATGATTACGCACCTTCTTGCTGTCGACGGGGGCGGTACCAAAACCGCCCTTCGTTTAACGCCTCTAGCCCCCCTAACGACGGACCCGTTTTTCAGCTTAACATCCGGTCCGTCATCCCTTACTCAACAAGGCAGTGCGGCCATAGCGACCATTAAAGACGCCATTGAGTACTGCTTAGAGCAATGCCATTTAAAGGCGAAAAATGTCTCGATAGTGATTGGAGTAGCTGGAGCGGGCAACCCAAAGCTCAAGCAACAGTTACAGAACGCACTCGCTGATTATCCATATTGCATTGTCACGACTGACGCCCATATCTCACTTCTAGGCGCCAACAATGGCAAAGCCGTCAATACTATAGCCATCGGTACTGGTGCCGTGGCAATGACGCTCACTGCCGAAAGCGACACCGAACTATTCGGCGGATGGGGCTTTCCAATTGGTGATGAGGCTGGCGGAGCTTGGCTTGGCCAACAAGCGATTCGAGTATTGATTAACTCCATTGAAACTTTAGAAACATCTCCACTTACTGGCTACTTGATTGAACATTTTGGCCGCGATCGAAAAACCTTGCTTCAATGGTTAAAAATGGCCAAAGCGGCAGATTTTGCTCAGTTAGCGCCAATCGTGATTGAATACGCTGAGCAAGGCTGCCGGAACAGCCAAGCTATTTTGGATGAGGCCCATCGACACATTGATAATCTCATTACAAAATGCTGCAAAAATAATGAGTTAGATATCGCTTTTCTAGGAAGTTTGGGCGCATACTATCAAGCTCATCTTAAAACGCATTGGCAGCAAAGAGTGATTGACGCTAAAGGTAATGCCTTGGATGGTGCAACCTTATTGGCTAAGCAACAGGTGGAACTCATCAATGAATAA
- a CDS encoding carbon starvation CstA family protein, with translation MLWFLTCVAALIGGYFIYGAFVEKIFGINEKRQTPAHTKTDGVDYVPMSTKKVYLVQLLNIAGVGPIFGPIMGALYGPAAMLWIVIGCIFAGAVHDYFSGMLSVRNGGASVPTITGRYLGNGAKHFMNIFAIILLLLVGVVFVSAPAGMITNLINDQTSLSVSMTTMVIAIFAYYIIATIVPVDKIIGRFYPLFGALLIFMSVGLMTAVAFSSEHTVMGDFQVSDMFTNLNPNDMPLWPALFITIACGAISGFHATQSPLMARCMENEKNGRFVFYGAMIGEGVIALIWCAIALSFFGSLDALSEAVKNGGPGNVVYSASFGLLGVFGGVIAFLGVVILPITSGDTAFRSSRLILAEYFNVDQKALRNRLMMAVPLFVIGGILTQVDFGIIWRYFGFANQSTAVMMLWTASAYLLRHNKMHWITTIPAMFMTTVCATFILNNSTLGFGLPIQVSTISGVLFTLAVTAYVIKRSKGKGETDLADEEKPQAVTETA, from the coding sequence ATGTTGTGGTTTCTAACCTGTGTTGCAGCTTTAATCGGCGGCTACTTTATTTACGGTGCATTCGTTGAGAAGATTTTTGGTATCAACGAAAAGCGTCAAACACCTGCCCATACCAAAACGGATGGCGTTGACTACGTACCAATGTCGACGAAGAAAGTTTACCTAGTTCAATTATTGAACATAGCAGGTGTTGGTCCAATCTTCGGCCCTATCATGGGTGCTCTGTATGGCCCAGCGGCAATGCTTTGGATTGTGATTGGTTGTATCTTTGCTGGCGCAGTACACGACTACTTCTCTGGCATGCTTTCCGTTCGCAATGGCGGTGCTTCAGTCCCAACAATTACTGGTCGCTACCTAGGTAATGGCGCAAAACATTTTATGAACATTTTTGCCATTATTCTGCTGCTACTTGTAGGCGTTGTGTTTGTTTCCGCTCCAGCGGGTATGATCACCAACCTAATTAATGATCAAACTAGCCTAAGCGTCAGCATGACCACAATGGTTATCGCGATTTTTGCTTACTACATCATCGCAACGATTGTTCCTGTCGATAAGATCATCGGCCGTTTCTACCCACTATTCGGCGCACTACTGATCTTCATGTCTGTAGGCCTAATGACGGCGGTTGCTTTCTCAAGCGAGCATACTGTTATGGGTGACTTCCAAGTTTCTGACATGTTCACAAACCTAAACCCGAATGATATGCCGCTATGGCCTGCGCTATTCATTACCATTGCTTGTGGCGCTATCTCTGGCTTCCACGCAACACAGTCACCATTGATGGCTCGTTGTATGGAGAACGAAAAGAATGGTCGCTTCGTTTTCTACGGTGCAATGATTGGTGAAGGTGTTATCGCTTTAATCTGGTGTGCTATTGCTCTCTCTTTCTTCGGCTCACTCGACGCACTGTCTGAAGCAGTGAAGAATGGCGGCCCGGGTAACGTGGTATACAGCGCATCATTTGGCCTACTGGGTGTATTTGGTGGTGTGATTGCCTTCCTAGGTGTGGTGATTCTACCCATTACTTCTGGTGACACAGCATTCCGCTCAAGCCGTCTAATTTTAGCTGAGTACTTCAACGTTGATCAAAAAGCCCTACGTAATCGCCTAATGATGGCAGTGCCACTGTTTGTAATCGGCGGCATCTTAACTCAAGTAGACTTCGGCATTATTTGGCGCTACTTCGGCTTTGCTAACCAATCAACGGCTGTAATGATGCTGTGGACAGCTTCAGCGTACCTACTACGTCACAACAAGATGCACTGGATTACTACAATCCCTGCGATGTTTATGACTACTGTGTGTGCGACCTTCATTCTTAACAACAGCACGTTAGGCTTTGGTCTACCGATTCAAGTGTCAACGATTTCGGGAGTTCTATTTACTCTAGCCGTGACTGCTTATGTGATTAAGCGTTCAAAAGGTAAAGGCGAAACTGACCTAGCTGATGAAGAAAAACCACAAGCAGTAACAGAAACTGCATAA
- a CDS encoding anhydro-N-acetylmuramic acid kinase, with amino-acid sequence MNKELYIGVMSGTSLDGIDTALVEIEDNQLRLLASQDYPIPDELKQRVLNICIGQQTNLIEVGEIDHQLGKLYAEAINSLLNISDYTASQVTAIGNHGQTVFHQPNSDSPFTMQLGDANIIAALTGIDTVADFRRKDMALGGQGAPLVPAFHQSIFHSTHSSVVVLNIGGIANISVLRPSLAVIGYDTGPGNMLMDSWCMKHLKQPYDKDALFALQGEVNNSLLAELLSEPYLSLAAPKSTGRELFNLTWLENILARHSLPHHDVQRTLCEFTATSIAQEVEKYQIGDKPELLTCGGGAQNPLLMERLSQVLPDWTVMTTNDKGIDSDNMEAMAFAWLAYRRIHNLPSNLPEVTGASKLASLGVIYPADK; translated from the coding sequence ATGAATAAAGAACTGTATATTGGGGTCATGTCGGGCACCAGCCTTGATGGCATTGATACCGCACTTGTCGAAATTGAAGATAATCAACTGCGCCTCTTAGCATCACAAGACTACCCTATACCTGATGAGCTTAAACAACGCGTGCTCAATATCTGTATTGGCCAACAAACCAATCTAATTGAAGTGGGCGAAATCGATCACCAACTCGGCAAGCTCTATGCAGAAGCTATCAATAGCTTGCTGAATATATCTGACTATACCGCATCACAAGTAACCGCCATTGGTAATCATGGCCAAACTGTATTCCACCAGCCTAACAGTGACAGCCCATTTACGATGCAACTCGGTGACGCCAATATTATTGCCGCCCTTACAGGTATTGATACCGTAGCGGATTTTAGGCGTAAAGATATGGCATTAGGTGGCCAAGGTGCACCGTTAGTCCCTGCCTTTCATCAATCTATCTTTCACTCCACTCACTCTAGTGTAGTGGTGCTTAATATCGGTGGTATTGCTAATATTTCAGTACTTCGCCCTAGTCTAGCCGTGATTGGCTATGATACCGGCCCAGGTAACATGCTAATGGACTCGTGGTGTATGAAGCATCTCAAACAGCCTTATGATAAAGATGCGCTGTTTGCTCTGCAGGGTGAGGTGAATAATTCCCTGCTTGCTGAACTGCTCAGCGAACCCTACTTGTCACTGGCTGCACCTAAAAGCACTGGCCGCGAACTATTTAACCTAACATGGCTAGAAAACATCTTGGCTAGGCATTCACTACCTCATCACGATGTGCAACGAACGCTATGCGAATTCACCGCCACCTCTATCGCGCAGGAAGTGGAGAAGTATCAAATCGGCGATAAGCCCGAACTACTCACTTGTGGCGGCGGTGCGCAGAACCCGCTACTTATGGAGCGATTGTCTCAGGTACTCCCAGATTGGACCGTAATGACCACAAACGACAAAGGTATCGACAGTGATAATATGGAAGCGATGGCCTTTGCTTGGCTTGCCTATCGCCGTATTCACAACTTACCAAGTAATCTGCCTGAAGTGACAGGAGCCTCTAAATTGGCTTCTCTTGGGGTTATCTACCCCGCAGATAAATAA